The segment AAGCGGGCAAATGGCTCCAAGCTCTTGCTCGTAGGGAGTCTCGTCTATTTGCACACTGGACAATGGGGATATTCTATGCGGCTGGATAATGGGAGCCGGATGAATCGAGAGGTTCAAGTCCGGTTCTGAGAGAGCCTGGGGGTGAAATCCCCCTGGGCTACTCACCGGAACTAAGGTTCAAGCATACCCACTGAAATAGACTACGGTACAGTATAGTAAACCATAGGTACGCATATAGTATAATATAAAAGACTGTATGGAGGTGCGGCATGGTAGACCTTCAACCTTTTTTTGAAATCCAGGAGAGACTGCTGAGCTCTGTTCCTATTAAGTTCAAGCGTTACGCATATGCGTCGATAAATTGGAATGACCCGCTTCTGGGTATCGTTGGAGCGAGGGGCTGTGGAAAGACGACTTTGCTTTTGCAGAGAATCCTTGAAAAAGGACAAAAGGGTTTCTTATACATTTCTGGAGATAACCCATTAGTTCTTAGAGAGGGAATCTACGGCATAGGAGACACATTCTTCAAGCTTGGCGGCAAGACACTTGTGGTAGATGAAGCTCATAGACAGCCAGGATGGGCAAATGACATCAAGGCCTTGCATGACTCGCATCCGGAAAAGCAGATTCACTTCTCGGGCAGCTCGAAATACTCCGTAGTGAAAGGGACCGCAGACCTCTCAAGGCGAGCAGTATTGAATGAACTCAGGCATCTCTCATTCAGGGAATTCATAAATCTGGAAAGGGGAGAAGACTTTCCAGCATTAGATCTTAGTGAGCTCCTCAAGAATCACATGGAGACTTGCAGGGAGCTTCAGAAGCTAGAACCGCTGGAACTGTTCAGGGAGTATTTGAGGATTGGTTCATATCCTTTCCGCCTTTCGTACGCATCTTACTATGAGAGACTACTTAACACTCTAGATAAGTCGATCTATCAGGATGTTGTTGAGCAAGACTCACTGAGAGGCGAGGCTTCAGCAATCATCAAGAAGATCATCGCCTTTGTAGCCACTAGTGTTGTTCCATCGATCTCCCCGGAATCGCTTTGCAAGGAGTTAGGAATAACCAAAGTCACCCTCTACAGCTATCTGGATTCCCTAGAGAGGGCAGGAGTACTGAGAAGAGTTCTTCCATGCGGGAGAGGAGTAAAAGGAATGCGCAGCGGTTCGAAAGTCTTTCTCGGCGAAACCAATCTCTATTATGCTCTTGGCCTTTCGCAATGGAATCTTGAGGCAAACATGGGAACTATACGCGAAGCCTTTTTCGTCTCACAAGTTAGTCACCTAGGGATTTGCGTACCATCAACTGGAGACTTCTCCCTGCGTGAAGAAGACAAGGAGATAACCCTCGAAGTCGGTGGTCCAGACAAGGGAAGACGCCAGCTAAAAGATTCTTCAAACGGATTCGTGCTGCGTGATGGAATCGAAATCGGATTTGGAAACACCATCCCGCTATTCCTCTTCGGGTTCCTCTATTAGAACAGACATTAGTATCAGGTTCTGTGCACTCTAGTTCGCCCGTGTAGGCCCTGCAAAACTCATTCTTGGCTTTTTTCGTCCGGATCGAGATCCTGGCCAGGAGCACGAGGATGACGACTGGCTACTCCCTCTACCCTCATTCTATACTCTCTACTTTCTCTCTTATGACAATACACAAGGATGACGTGAAGGGTCTGTCATCCCGTAGTGTTCCTGTACGGGATCTCATCTGCCCGACGCAGTCGGAACTTGCCTCGCCGAAGGCGAGACTGGCCAGGCGCAGCCTGCCTGGCCTGCATCAGCAGACTGGCTACTTTTTGCCTTCTGCTTTGCGCCTGAGAGATGGCTTCCTTCCCCTTCGGGCGAACAGCCGTTCGCCCCTACAAGAAGAATATGATTCTGAATGGGATCACAGATCAAGAAGATCGGCCTGCATTAGCAGACTGGTTTTGAGGATCTTTCCCCGCGAAGCGGAACTGGCCGCACGAAGTGCGACTGGCCTCTGCCAAGGGCAGAGACTGGCCTGCGTTAGCAGACTGGCTAATTGTCCCTCCTGCGAAGCAGCATCACTTCCTCGCGCCAGCCCTGCGTCCACCGATGCTTCTCAGTGCGTCGCTAGCTGGCACTCTCTTTGTTGGCATTGTATGCGCAACGTTTTCGGCGCATCTCGTCTAATGTCCTATAGTAGCCTCACTTGGCGTCGAATGATACTAGTTGTACTAACGTGCGTTAATATGGTATTATTAAAGCACGTAAGTACAGAGGGTGAAACGATGAATGACCTCGAGAGGATCAAACAAATCGCTGCCGAAAACAATGGTTTTGTTGAAACCTGTGATGTTGTAGCACAAGGAATTAGAAAGGAAGAGCTAAGAAGGCTTCTTGAGCTGGGACAGCTTGAGAGGGTCTCGCGGGGAATATACTTCTTATCAGAAAACATAATAGATGAGTACAAGATACTCCAGATGAGGTGCAAATCTTGTGTCTTCTCTCACACAACATCCCTCTATCTATTGGGTCTCTCAGACCGGGCACCATCCAAATACCATATTACTGTATCTCAAGGATCAAACGTAACCCATCTTTCGAAAGAGCGTAGTGATCTGGTTTTCCATTACGTGAAACGATCCCTTTTTGACCTGGGTTTGGCCAATGTCAAATCGCCTTTTGGAAACAATGTAAGGTCTTACGATTCCGAAAGAACCATCTGTGATCTGCTAAAGGAGAAAGATAAGTTTGATATTCAGATCGTCTCGAATGCCTTGAGATTTTACTTCAGAGGCGTGCATGATATTGCGAAACTATCGAAATACTCGCGGATTTTGGGAGTTGAAGATCTCTTGCATACTTATACAGAGGTTCTGCTGTGATAAACCCCGAAAAGCTGAAAAAAGAGATTCGCAAAATCGCCGCAGAGAAAGACTTGAGGGCGGGAGAGATTCTTCACATGTTCATGTTCGAAAGATTTATTGACCGACTGGCCAGATCCCGTTACAAAGAGTTCTTCATATTGAAGGGAGGGCTTCTTATCGCATCTATTGTAGGTATTGGGCAGAGAACTACAATAGATATGGATACGACGGTGAAGAACATTGCAATGAATGAAGATACGCTGAAAAAGGTTGTGAGCGAAATAATCGAAATAGCTCTAGATGATGGGGTTAGTTTTCAGTTCGAGCGAATAGTGCCTATACGCGAGGAAGACGAATACAACAACTTCCGTGTTTCTTTGGAAGCAAGATTCGGTCGAATCAGAATTCCAATGAGAATTGACATGACAACTGGAGATGCGATAACTCCCGGAGAAATCGACTACCAGTATCGCTCAATCTTCGGAGAAGAGAAAATCATCATAAAAGCATATACATTGGAAACGATACTCGCCGAGAAATACGAAACTATCTTGAGAAGAAGTGTCTTGAGTTCTCGTCCTAGAGATCTGTACGACGTTCACACGCTTTTCAGACTGAAGAAAGGCCAAATCTCCACACCGACACTAAAGAAAGCAATTGAAAACACCGCACTTAGACGACGATCATCCAATATACTCGCTGATTACGAAAGCGTTGTCTACGAACTCATGGACTCTGAGTATCAGAAAAGACTCTGGGAAAACTATCAAAATGAAAACAGCTATGCCAAAGGCATTCAGTTCAACGACGCACTTGAAACAGTGAAGATAATCGGTGACCTTCTCGAAAACTCTGATAGACTGAGTTTTCATTGAGTTGTAGCAGGACCTCCTTTCGATCCTGAGACCGAGATCCTGACCAGAAGCACGCCAGGATGACGTGAAAGGGTTGGCATCCCGTTGAGCCTTCCGCTAAATCCACTTGCTTTGTAATTCCGTAGTGTTCCTGTACGGGATCTCATCTCTTCAGTCTCTCCTTCTCTCTTACTCTCTCGCGCTCCTTAACCAAGAACCTGGACACGAAGTGTCGGAACGAAGAACCGCTCTTTACAACAACAGTTCCCAACGCTCTTGCCAGACCCTAGACCCCACAACCCTAGACCCGGCTCATACGTTCTTTTCGCAGGACGGAGAACCGTTGACGGTTGACCTGCGAGGCTTCCCGCGAAGCAGTCTCACTTCCCCGGACGTTCTTCGGCGCACCTAATCCCTATACTTTTATGTATAATCTAGATGAAAGGTAACTAATAGTGTGGTGATGTATGTGGCGCAAATTAACTTCGATAAGTTCAGACTGAAAAATATAAGAATCGCTGGATATAGACCATTTAAAGATTTCAGAGTGGGACTTTCCAGTTTGGAGGTATTGATCGGCGCAAATGCGTCCGGAAAATCAAGTCTGATGGAATTATTGCGCTTTCTGCGAAATAGTGCCTACCAGGAGATTCCGTCAGAAATCATCGAAGGTTCTTCGGGAATGAGGATCTTTCATGTTCCAGGTGACGAACGCATTGAATGGGAAGCAACTATCGATGCAGGTTTGAGTGCCGATGTGATTTATTCCGGCAGCATACTTGGCCCCATGGGTTCAATACGAGTCGAC is part of the Mesotoga sp. UBA6090 genome and harbors:
- a CDS encoding ATP-binding protein — protein: MVDLQPFFEIQERLLSSVPIKFKRYAYASINWNDPLLGIVGARGCGKTTLLLQRILEKGQKGFLYISGDNPLVLREGIYGIGDTFFKLGGKTLVVDEAHRQPGWANDIKALHDSHPEKQIHFSGSSKYSVVKGTADLSRRAVLNELRHLSFREFINLERGEDFPALDLSELLKNHMETCRELQKLEPLELFREYLRIGSYPFRLSYASYYERLLNTLDKSIYQDVVEQDSLRGEASAIIKKIIAFVATSVVPSISPESLCKELGITKVTLYSYLDSLERAGVLRRVLPCGRGVKGMRSGSKVFLGETNLYYALGLSQWNLEANMGTIREAFFVSQVSHLGICVPSTGDFSLREEDKEITLEVGGPDKGRRQLKDSSNGFVLRDGIEIGFGNTIPLFLFGFLY
- a CDS encoding type IV toxin-antitoxin system AbiEi family antitoxin domain-containing protein, producing MNDLERIKQIAAENNGFVETCDVVAQGIRKEELRRLLELGQLERVSRGIYFLSENIIDEYKILQMRCKSCVFSHTTSLYLLGLSDRAPSKYHITVSQGSNVTHLSKERSDLVFHYVKRSLFDLGLANVKSPFGNNVRSYDSERTICDLLKEKDKFDIQIVSNALRFYFRGVHDIAKLSKYSRILGVEDLLHTYTEVLL
- a CDS encoding nucleotidyl transferase AbiEii/AbiGii toxin family protein; this translates as MINPEKLKKEIRKIAAEKDLRAGEILHMFMFERFIDRLARSRYKEFFILKGGLLIASIVGIGQRTTIDMDTTVKNIAMNEDTLKKVVSEIIEIALDDGVSFQFERIVPIREEDEYNNFRVSLEARFGRIRIPMRIDMTTGDAITPGEIDYQYRSIFGEEKIIIKAYTLETILAEKYETILRRSVLSSRPRDLYDVHTLFRLKKGQISTPTLKKAIENTALRRRSSNILADYESVVYELMDSEYQKRLWENYQNENSYAKGIQFNDALETVKIIGDLLENSDRLSFH